The genomic window tttaattatgaaaatgtacTATCCGCTCAACATTTAGAAGTGATAGCTCGTTTATCTGGTTGTGTAGCACATAGAGAAGCTAAAGATTGTTCGGACATGTGCTTCCACCTAAAGTATCGTAGTTTTGACGGGAGCTGTAACAACTTTGCTTTTCCTACCTGGGGCAGTTCCCTTAGTGGTTTTCGAAGAATTCTTTTTCCCATCTATGAAAATGGATTCAGTCAGCCAACCGGTTGGAACAAGgaattaaaatacaatcgaTATGCTTTACCAAGTGCACGACTGATATCTACTGCTATAATAAGTACAACAGAGATATcagaagatattaaaataacacacatGACTATGCAGTGGGGTCAGTGGCTCGATCACGATTTAGATCATGCCCTGCCTTCTGTCAGTTCACAAACTTGGGATGGTGTTGATTGTAAAAAAACGTGTGATTATGCAGCTCCGTGTTTTCCGATAGATGTACCTGAAAGTGATCCCCGAATAACCAACCGCCGATGCATTGATTTTGTTAGAACAAGTTCAGTTTGCGGCTCGGGCATGACTTCAGTACTTTTTGGGAAGCTGCAACCTAGAGaacaaatcaatcaattaaCATCATATTTAGACGCTTCACAAGTTTATGGATTCGAAAAATCTGTTGCTGAAGATTTACGAGACCTAACGAACGAAAATGGTACTCTTCGTGTTGGAGCCAAATTTCCTGGGAAAAAGCCATTACTACCTACTACGGGTCTGAATGGAATGGATTGCAGACGTAATTTAGAGGAAAGTAACCGAAATTGTTTTGTGGCTGGTGATATTAGAGCCAATGAGCAAATCGGTTTGGCTGCAATGCATACTATCTGGATGAGAGAACATAATCGAATAGCTACTGAATTGAAGGGCTTTAACCCCTTCTGGGATGGAGACAAAGTGTACCAAGAAGCAAGAAAAATTGTAGGAGCTGAAATGCAAGTCATAACATATGTACACTGGCTGCCCCTTATACTCGGTCCTGAAGGATATGAACAACTTGGTaaatacaatgaatataatGCAAATCTAAATCCTTCCATCTCCAACGTATTTGCAACAGCGGCTTTACGATTCGGTCACTCAATTATAAATCCAATTCTGCATCGCTACGATGAAAACTTTGAGCCTATACCTCAGGGTCATTTACTCTTGCGCAATGCATTCTTCTCACCTTGGCGATTGGTTGATGAAGGTGGAGTAGATCCTTTACTGAGGGGTATGTTTACTACACCTGCTAAGCTTAAAACATCAAAGCAAAATCTTAATACCGAGTTGACAGAAAAATTGTTCCATACTTCCCACGCCGTTGCTCTTGATTTAGCTGCTATTAATATTCAGAGAGGAAGAGATCATGCTATCCCTCCATACACTAAATGGCGGCAAGTGTGCAACATGACAGAAGTTAATGACTTTGATGACTTGGCAAGTGAAATTTCCGACAAAACTGTTCGGGATAAACTCAAAGAACTATATGGATCCGTACATAACATAGACGTTTGGGTCGGTGGCATCTTAGAAGATCAAGTTGAAGGTGGAAAAATTGGACCCCTATTCCGTTGTCTCTTAATTGAACAGTTTAAGCGTTTACGAGATGGTGATAGGTTCTGGTTTGAAAATCCCTCCACATTCAAACCCGATCAACTACGTCAAATTAAAAAGGCGAACTTGGCAAGGATATTGTGCGACAACGGTGATAATATTGATACAATAGGTGAAAATGTATTCTTACTACCAGAAGTCCAAGATGGTTTAATTTCTTGTGAAGATCTACCATCGATTGATCTTCGGTTTTGGACGGACTGTGAATCTTGCGGTGACGATAATTATGGTACCGAAACAAATAGAGTTCGTAGAGAAATTGTACCCGATGTTGACTACTATAGCCAACTGACAGAAAACGATCATCGCATTAATACCTTGGAAGATTCTCAGAATGAGATGAAGCAAACTATTGAAGAATTGAAAACACGAATTCGACATCTGGAGGAATCTTGTTCCAGTAATGATATAGAATAAAAAGCTATACAAAGCTAACTACATATTTCAAACGACTAAGGCTACGTATCAATTTAATGACTTTTCCCGGACACAAggcaacaaataatatttaaatccttCATATTCTTATTGATGTATTTGatgtttcaaaaaataaaaaaatacaaaaaaagacataaaaaataaaaaaatacaaaaaaatgtaaatgtaagttataataacaaaaaaatacaaaaaaatatgtgtgcaccaatatttaaagaagaaaaacatatgtattcgtacataaaaaaaaacacaaaaaaaaaacagaatattatCCCTATATTTGTGTAAAGTAGTATTCTTCATCGTATTCGTAAGTCTTCTCTCTGTGGTCCAactaattaagattttatttaaattccatttaaataattatttaattttttgctatacctatatataatatatataagtttattacaaacaaaattatttttacaattgacaGCAGGTTCTGTTTAATTCGAATCCATGCCtgtattgtcaaaaaaaaactctattacTATGcattttttcattgaaattataatcaCATAAAATACTTGTTACACTTTTCAATGTTAGGTGTCTATATGCAACATAATCTAGTCGTAAGAATTAAATGGTAGTTTAAGGATAACTTATTTGACAATATATGTATTGTGATTCAGTTACGATAGTATTTATTTGCGGTAATTCgtcagatatataaaattaaacaacctGTTGTGCCATTATTACGCTAAGTTTGCTATGTAATTTATCACGTGAGGAGTTAAGTTTCGCTGTATTAATGTTATTTGCATTTACTAAATAACAGATTCTTAAGGGTATCGTGGTATGTGTATGTGCATACGGTGAAAGGTCAAGATCCGTCCTAAATTGTATTTTGCGGGGTCAGAAACACGAATTAAGAATGTATTAATAAGGACTGAGTATTTTTCAAGTTCGGATAATAAATGAACGCTAAAATTTATGCGATTATGAATTGCACTTAAGCTGTTTTTGctctttattaatgtttatagaaaTAAGATGGATGAGACTGCGCTACCCTTAAATAATATCTTGGAAGAGTTATACCTATCGCTAATTTTATTGATACGCTTTCAATGAATTTATATGTctacgtattattttaataaatagatctcTATACACTAAATGAATGAGTCTGCAGCATGGCAGATGCTAATGAGATTTCTGACTGAAGGGACACATTTGTAAAACTATACACAggcgttaataatatattaggtaGGAGTTTTGGTAGGCGTCATCTTGGAAGACCTATTCTAAAGTCCCTTGATTGAACAGTTGAAGGTCGATACGCGATTTATTAATACGCTTTGAATGGATTGATTTTTTCTGTAGATGTGTTAATTATATAACGCAGTAGGTTATTAATGtatggtttattttaaacaggctgcatgaaaactttaaaaaaataataataaaatagcccGTCATGATTTACCTCACTTctattatttggaaaaaaacatCATATAGTAATCGAGAGTCAATTGAACCTAACTGATCTGTCAGATTTCATAGATCTTCAAGCAATAGCGCCTGTATAGCTGGAAGGTCCAGTGGAGCAGAATAGTGCAATAAGGTTAAATCCTTTTCTTTAATAGAAGAGTCTCTACCAAGAGTTTACGGGCTTTAATACTACGTCTTCATGCGGTCGGTTTGAAAATACCCTAATCtactattatacatttataatctcGTAGAGTTATctcaattatgttaaaaaaatgatgCAGAGTCTCTGTCAttgatagattattattaatatgacttAATATTTACAACTGAAGGGCTATTTTGTGAGAGCTAACACGAAACTCGCTTTTAAATGATACACGGATGAGATACGGAGCGAGTCCTTACGGAATAGCACTACTGAGTGAATAACTTTAATGCAGTATTACCATCCGACCTCCATAATCCTTAAACGAGGAAACAAGTTTATCCGCACTTAttgaattacttaattaaatcaatatcagAACGAACCTTACAATCTACgatatatgaaaatgtaaagCCTTCTTACTCgtcgttatttttaactttatgattaataattgttacctttttacggtgggtatggatttgaagaaaacagttttgttatataactattttattgtagaaaccaaaatttataaatcttacaataagttcagttaatttaattacagctCTGgtactatagataattaaaaaaatatatgccagctagactcagcgtgggtcactcgggataaaaggaatgtttgaaaattcaatgcagtataatttatcttattaaatattaaaatttaggcatCACTGACGATTctaagattgtttttttaattatttagtacactgttggccaggccggtgtaactaagtttctataaaaaattaaagtgtgactataataataacatctaaAATCAAAACGTATAGAAAACATTAAGATAGTTATccaaatgttttatgttaaaacaaaGACTttgcatcatttttttttatcttatatttaacattaaatgtattaatcgATGTCAAGTTATATAAGTGTAGTCATAAGAGTCTATCATGGACATACTCAGCATTAGCTTCGGGGAGGACTCTtgaaatcttttgttttataggAAAAGAgcattcatatttttgtttctcgGTTCCTTAAGCTCATTAAATTGTTGTTgctcttatatatttaagtattttattattttaaggaaattatttttactcttaAATAATAGGATCGTGTAATCTCTAACCCTCCCTGGGTACGCCCATGATCTAAGCATACAACACcaagattatatatttgtgcTTGTTTAACaccaaatttaattaagaaaagacAACAGAATAATATGTCATAGATTTAAGCAGGAGCGTCCCAATCCCTTCATGTAGCGATATTAacagtacatataataaatattcgaaatttacatgaaacatattatttacaaattaggtTCTTAAATTTACTTTGGTTAAAATAGTAAcgactttttttattcatattataattgtatttcttaattaaaatttcataggTATCAATTGATAAATAGCACCAATCTCtatattttcttgttaaaaattttatttaagaaataattagtttaaattaaaatattattgtacataaaaacTGTTATCTCTGCTCATTATGTTGTACACAATCTTTGTAATGACAGCATAATAAAGATAAACCTGATTTCTGTTTCTGATTGTCAAAGTCGGATTCACTAAACTGTCAAAATAATGAACGCTTATTGGTCGCCTCTTGTACCATTGGCTGCATTCAGCCAATTACAattcagattaaataaattaatagagaATTCGTAttcttacttaatttttaaaaatattattttcactttggtcttttatttcgtttgtcaaattattttacatgagATATGTTGTACAATAGAATGAGGATcagtattcttatttaaaaagtaattggtCACATACGTACATAGAAGGGTTTGGAGGCTTAAAGTGTTATATGCCAAggaatacttttttgtttatcCGCTCCGAGTATTTTATatgcaattttaataagtatagaaatttagttattgtaataaacgctaataaatctatttataataactgtCTTCATTTCAATGGaatatgtagaaaaaaataatcaaaataatattaaatccgGCAAATCACTGTcagattttaataaagtaagttTCAATAttagttgttttaaatttactcaACAAtgccaaaaataattaaactttttatttaaggtgaatttacaaaatagttttaaagcttaggttaggttaatttctttacattttgtacaaattctattgaaatgaaatgaagatctaaatgtaaataattttatcaaagtggAACATTTTAGTGCAAACAAGGCTTCATTGTTAatctaaaaaaacatttgaactcGGTTTCAGcaaactgtatttttaattatacaaaaaaatggaTGCATGTGATGTGCCGTTTTACCGATTTACTAAACGACGGTCTTATAATTTAGCAATAGTCAATAATGCGCTGACGGAGTGATTAAAGAGGCCTAAGTATAACCGCTTATTAACCTACCGATACATAtttctattctttttttttttaataatagctcaaataatgcattaataaaacatttttaatcgatGATGAATTGTTTGCGCAAAACGGTCtcacatattaattataatttgcggaacaaattatttacatatctataaatatattcaaaatcagGGTTATAACTAGGACATAAAAGTATAATTGCAATATTATATGGAACTTCAAGAAACCACTTTGGCAATTATTGAATATCTGCTAGTGAAAAACGAATGGCGATTACGAACCCAGAACATCTCATATATATAAAGGACAGTCAATTTATTAAGATCGGAAAACGCACTATgcagaaataaatgtttatgaaattgcAATGTTTAGGTCACACAGTCTAATATCGGCCCTAACAACGTATAAAAGCGAAGTTCCAGAAACATCACGCTTTGCGTACATTTGGATTAGTGGAAATATTCGGTTAAGGACGTCCAATAATGAGCCTAGTTGTAGtcctgttttaataaaatgtcgtAGTAACTTTTATTGAAATCTTCGTAAAGTACGAATATATATctactacatatgtatatatgtacctatatctaCCTATCTATTTAATTGTTGATATTTAGTAAgtttattaggtatatataatattttgtctattgataagttacttatatttacatatacgtAACCAATAATGGATACGGTTTAAGTTGCAATATATAAAGTCGCGTTGTTTTTCGAACaatattgtgttattgtaaaaatttaaattaatattatcaatatatttttgaatttattatcaatatcttTGTATCGTTTAATTGACAGTGGGGTTGATCATAAATTTTAACTAGTGTGATTATTGCCTATAATCATGGAATGCTTTAGATCTAAATGAAATCCAGTGCCGTGGTCTGTTTTAAAGCCTAATTTAATTCGACAGATCAAAACGCCACgctgtcaattaaaaaaacatgatttaGAAGTTACTACGGCATTGTAAAATGTTTAGGTATTTGTGTAGTAAGCGAAACCacgctttattttttatgtatatttagtcAAATTTAAGAACGAAATAATTCTAATTGTTGGTACgaaaatttttaaacttacaCATTCCTAAAGAGAAACTAACAATAAGTTGTTATTTGGAACGTTTTTTAGTTAGTAGTACATTAAGAACAATTTGAATAAACTTGAATAAGAAGGCTACTTTAAaggcaattttttaatattaattttatggagGAACCTTAGAGGAATCAATTAATTGTCATGTATCAAccaaaaatttgattttaatcaaagatcttcaaacgtcattttttcgcaaaaccatattgaatatcatagattaatcaagctctcaaccaatgatatcgcgacaatttgctgtcaaatgttgtttatttggcctttttcctgttatggttggaactTTCAATATAGCATTATAAAAGATATTGATACCAAAAGTCTTTAATATACATCACAATAATATAAAGGAATACaaagcttttaaatttaaagtttttttttcttaattattaatttatagtgtTATTTCATTATGAATTATCGTATTTCACAGTGGTTCCGCTTACTATATTTAATCTAGACATTACTAAAAATTGGTGTATTatgcttagaaaataaaaataataaaaacttttgctttttatttttaacctttttGCCTGTTGAAGAATAAATCTACTTTAAGTagcaatacttttatttaaaaaaacaaatgtatgcaCGCAGCTTGGAgtcaaaaagttatatattttcaataaattcataaaaagttatatgacataaataaaataaccatattatattgctaataattcatcatttaatcttaaaaaaattataatatatacagtcattactactttaaatataaattacatagttCAAATGCCTACATATTTTGTATGTCGACCAGTTGCTAATAATTGATTGTTGTCTTTGTTTCTAACTTCCACTTCAAGGAAGGCTACCTTCTTGCCGAGTTTTCTGGTAACAGCTTCGACTTCTACATTGTCACCTTCTCTGGCCGCATTCATGTAACTGAAATGTTAAAATCTTTACATACTCTCAAACAATCATCTTTGCTTCGATtaacaaataagtttttatatttttgctttgacatttataacatttaattgcaaaataaaatcttattaatactaatagtaCCTCACACTGAGGTCTATTGACACCCCTCTGGTATCAACTTTTTCATTAGCCGTTAGTGCATACGTGGAAATT from Vanessa tameamea isolate UH-Manoa-2023 chromosome Z, ilVanTame1 primary haplotype, whole genome shotgun sequence includes these protein-coding regions:
- the LOC113404191 gene encoding acyl-coenzyme A thioesterase 13-like; its protein translation is MSNKAAKVAELFTKTIATTKCFDHNLRKVKVVCCDNGRLVTQFQVGPEHLNQRGTLHGGFIAHLVDAISTYALTANEKVDTRGVSIDLSVSYMNAAREGDNVEVEAVTRKLGKKVAFLEVEVRNKDNNQLLATGRHTKYVGI